From Amphritea atlantica, a single genomic window includes:
- a CDS encoding ABC transporter substrate-binding protein gives MNIRKVFATAALIAGGLLTAQMATAGDKIRIATEGAYAPFNMVDSNGELIGFDVEIAKALCAQMQADCEIVAQDWDGIIPGLRARKYDAIVASMSITEERMRVVDFSEKYYSNVLAFVTPEGSDVVVTKEGLEGKTVGAQRATIAGQYLEDNLGDVVNVKLYDTQDNAYLDLSTGRLDALLSDKFPAYDWLRSDDGQGFAFNGEDIDINDEIGIAVRKGDALKDKFSAAIKAIVADGTYAKINEKYFPFSIY, from the coding sequence ATGAATATACGTAAAGTGTTTGCCACAGCCGCCCTTATTGCCGGCGGTCTGCTGACCGCTCAGATGGCAACTGCGGGGGATAAGATCCGCATCGCCACTGAGGGCGCCTACGCACCGTTTAATATGGTTGACTCAAACGGTGAGCTGATCGGCTTTGATGTTGAAATTGCCAAAGCGCTCTGCGCCCAGATGCAGGCCGACTGTGAAATCGTCGCACAGGACTGGGACGGAATAATTCCGGGCCTGCGGGCGCGTAAATACGATGCCATTGTTGCCTCTATGTCGATCACCGAGGAGCGGATGCGGGTAGTCGATTTCTCTGAAAAGTATTACTCCAATGTACTGGCGTTTGTAACCCCGGAAGGCAGTGATGTTGTGGTCACTAAAGAAGGTCTTGAAGGCAAGACTGTCGGTGCTCAGCGGGCTACTATTGCGGGTCAGTATCTGGAGGATAATCTGGGTGATGTGGTTAATGTGAAACTCTATGACACCCAGGATAACGCTTATCTGGATCTGTCGACCGGCCGTCTGGATGCCCTGCTGTCGGATAAGTTCCCGGCCTATGACTGGTTGCGCTCTGATGATGGTCAGGGTTTTGCGTTCAACGGCGAAGATATCGATATCAACGATGAGATCGGTATTGCGGTACGCAAGGGTGACGCGCTGAAAGATAAGTTCAGTGCCGCGATTAAGGCGATTGTTGCCGATGGCACCTACGCTAAGATCAACGAGAAATATTTCCCGTTTTCGATCTATTAA